In Procambarus clarkii isolate CNS0578487 chromosome 84, FALCON_Pclarkii_2.0, whole genome shotgun sequence, a genomic segment contains:
- the LOC138358603 gene encoding A-kinase anchor protein 5-like — MDSQTVEQSAIWTAKQSNSQLSGQPNSRTVSYMDSHTVSYMDSQTVEQSAIRTAKQSAIRTAKQSNSQLYGQPNSRTVSYPDSQTVEQSAIRIAKQSNSQLSKQPNSRTVSYPNSQTVEQSAIRTAKQSNSQLSGQPNSRTVSYPNSQTVEQSAIQTAKQSNSQLSKQPNSRTVSYPNSQTVEQSAMQTAKQSNSQLCKQPNSRTVSYPNSQTVEQSAIRRAKQS; from the coding sequence ATGGACAGCCAAACAGTCGAACAGTCAGCTATATGGACAGCCAAACAGTCTAACAGTCAGCTATCCGGACAGCCAAACAGTCGAACAGTCAGCTATATGGACAGCCACACAGTCAGCTATATGGACAGCCAAACAGTCGAACAGTCAGCTATCCGGACAGCCAAACAGTCAGCTATCCGGACAGCCAAACAGTCGAACAGTCAGCTATATGGACAGCCAAACAGTCGAACAGTCAGCTATCCGGATAGCCAAACAGTCGAACAGTCAGCTATCCGGATAGCCAAACAGTCGAACAGTCAGCTATCCAAACAGCCAAACAGTCGAACAGTCAGCTATCCAAACAGCCAAACAGTCGAACAGTCAGCTATCCGGACAGCCAAACAGTCGAACAGTCAGCTATCCGGACAGCCAAACAGTCGAACAGTCAGCTATCCAAACAGCCAAACAGTCGAACAGTCAGCTATCCAAACAGCCAAACAGTCGAACAGTCAGCTATCCAAACAGCCAAACAGTCGAACAGTCAGCTATCCAAACAGCCAAACAGTCGAACAGTCAGCTATGCAAACAGCCAAACAGTCGAACAGTCAGCTATGCAAACAGCCAAACAGTCGAACAGTCAGCTATCCAAACAGCCAAACAGTCGAACAGTCAGCTATCCGGAGAGCCAAACAGTCATGA